In Morganella morganii, the following are encoded in one genomic region:
- the uvrC gene encoding excinuclease ABC subunit UvrC has translation MEKAVVTEFDAKAFLKTVTSQPGVYRMYDAEGTVIYVGKAKDLKKRLSSYFRTQVSGKKTEQLVKNIAQIDVTVTHTETEALLLEHTYIKKYQPRYNVLLRDDKSYPYIYLSSNDKHPRLAVHRGAKHAKGEYFGPFPNAYAVRETLALMQKLFPVRQCEDSVYRNRSRPCLQYQIGRCLGPCVKGLVSDEDYDREVNLVRLFLEGKDQQVLTELVEKMEQASQALRFEEAARLRDQIQAVRAVTEKQFVTGSGDDLDVVGVYFDAGLACIHVLFIRNGRVQGSRSYFPKVPAGTEPDEIVQTFIGQFYLQGSENRSLPDDILLDFPLPEKEIMEETLSQFAGRRILIQPKPRGDRARYLKLAHTNAVTALMTKRAQQSTIATRMKALSELTGIETINRMECFDISHTMGDQTVASCVVFDSNGPVKSEYRRYNITGITPGDDYAAMDQVLHRRYGKHIGNEKIPDIIFIDGGKGQLGKAIEAFDGLDVDWDKNRPKLIGVAKGSDRKAGLETLFFAASGEGMALPPDSPALHVIQHIRDESHNHAITGHRQRRAKVKNTSALESIEGIGPKRRQMLLKYMGGLQPLRNASIDEIAKVPTISYALAEKIFHALKH, from the coding sequence ATGGAAAAAGCGGTTGTAACTGAATTCGATGCGAAAGCATTTTTAAAAACTGTGACCAGCCAGCCCGGTGTATACCGGATGTATGATGCTGAAGGCACAGTGATTTATGTCGGGAAAGCCAAAGATTTGAAAAAACGGCTTTCCAGCTACTTCCGTACGCAGGTTTCGGGAAAAAAAACCGAGCAGCTGGTTAAGAATATTGCTCAGATAGATGTCACAGTGACGCACACGGAAACAGAAGCGTTGCTGCTGGAACACACCTATATCAAAAAATATCAGCCGCGTTACAACGTGTTGTTGCGCGATGATAAATCCTATCCGTATATCTATCTGAGCAGCAATGACAAACACCCGCGGCTGGCTGTTCACCGCGGGGCCAAACACGCCAAAGGGGAATACTTCGGGCCGTTCCCGAACGCCTATGCCGTGCGTGAAACGCTGGCGCTGATGCAGAAACTGTTCCCCGTCCGTCAGTGTGAGGACAGCGTCTACCGCAACCGCTCCCGCCCGTGTCTGCAATACCAGATTGGCCGCTGTCTGGGGCCGTGTGTCAAAGGACTGGTAAGTGATGAGGATTATGACAGAGAAGTGAACCTGGTCCGCCTGTTCCTGGAAGGTAAAGATCAGCAGGTGCTGACAGAACTGGTGGAAAAAATGGAGCAGGCCAGTCAGGCTCTGCGCTTTGAAGAAGCTGCCCGTCTGCGCGATCAGATTCAGGCTGTCCGTGCTGTCACTGAAAAACAGTTTGTTACCGGTTCCGGAGATGACCTGGATGTAGTGGGTGTTTATTTTGATGCCGGTCTGGCCTGTATTCATGTCCTGTTTATCCGCAACGGCCGCGTGCAGGGTAGCCGCAGTTACTTCCCGAAAGTCCCGGCAGGTACTGAGCCGGACGAAATCGTACAAACTTTTATCGGCCAGTTTTATCTCCAGGGCAGTGAGAACCGTTCATTACCGGATGATATTCTGCTGGATTTCCCGTTACCGGAAAAAGAGATTATGGAAGAAACCCTGTCTCAGTTTGCCGGCCGGCGGATCCTTATCCAGCCGAAACCGCGCGGCGACCGTGCCCGTTATCTGAAGCTGGCACACACCAATGCCGTGACCGCGCTGATGACAAAACGGGCGCAGCAATCCACTATCGCGACACGTATGAAAGCCCTGTCAGAACTGACCGGCATTGAAACCATCAATCGTATGGAATGTTTTGATATCAGCCATACCATGGGAGATCAGACGGTAGCTTCCTGTGTGGTTTTTGACAGCAACGGGCCGGTGAAATCGGAATACCGCCGTTACAATATCACCGGTATCACGCCCGGGGATGACTATGCGGCGATGGATCAGGTGCTGCACCGCCGCTACGGCAAACATATCGGCAATGAAAAAATCCCCGATATTATTTTTATCGACGGCGGTAAAGGCCAGCTCGGTAAAGCGATTGAAGCCTTTGACGGCCTGGACGTGGACTGGGATAAAAACAGACCGAAACTGATCGGCGTGGCAAAGGGCAGTGACCGCAAAGCGGGTCTGGAAACCCTCTTTTTTGCCGCCTCCGGGGAAGGGATGGCGCTGCCGCCGGACTCACCGGCACTGCATGTGATCCAGCATATCCGTGACGAATCCCACAACCATGCGATCACCGGTCACCGGCAACGCAGGGCAAAAGTTAAAAACACCAGTGCGCTGGAATCGATAGAAGGTATCGGGCCGAAACGGCGGCAGATGCTGCTCAAATACATGGGCGGATTACAGCCGCTGCGTAACGCCAGCATCGATGAAATCGCCAAAGTCCCGACTATCTCGTATGCACTGGCGGAAAAAATTTTCCATGCACTTAAGCATTAA
- the pgsA gene encoding CDP-diacylglycerol--glycerol-3-phosphate 3-phosphatidyltransferase: MRLNIPTWLTLFRVILIPFFVLAFYLPFSWAPVVSAAIFVIAAMTDWFDGFLARRLKQTTRFGAFLDPVADKVMVATALVLVTEYYAVWWITLPAITMIAREIIISSLREWMAELGKRNSVAVSWMGKVKTTAQMVALVGLIWRPNDLTEIAAFILFYIAMILTFWSMFQYLRAAWADLSEA, from the coding sequence ATGCGATTAAATATCCCTACATGGCTGACTCTGTTTCGCGTTATCCTGATACCGTTCTTTGTCCTCGCCTTCTATTTGCCGTTCAGCTGGGCACCTGTTGTCAGCGCCGCTATTTTTGTCATTGCTGCGATGACAGACTGGTTTGATGGTTTTCTTGCCCGTCGTTTAAAACAAACCACCCGTTTCGGGGCCTTTCTGGATCCTGTCGCTGATAAAGTGATGGTGGCGACCGCTCTGGTGCTGGTAACAGAATACTATGCGGTCTGGTGGATAACGCTGCCTGCTATCACAATGATTGCCCGTGAAATTATTATTTCATCACTGCGTGAATGGATGGCTGAGCTGGGCAAGCGCAACAGCGTTGCGGTTTCCTGGATGGGTAAAGTCAAAACCACGGCACAAATGGTGGCACTGGTGGGGCTTATCTGGCGGCCGAATGACCTGACGGAAATTGCTGCTTTCATCCTTTTCTACATTGCAATGATCCTGACTTTCTGGTCTATGTTCCAATATTTACGCGCTGCATGGGCGGATTTGAGTGAAGCCTGA